The Astatotilapia calliptera chromosome 14, fAstCal1.2, whole genome shotgun sequence genome includes a region encoding these proteins:
- the sh2b2 gene encoding SH2B adapter protein 2 — protein sequence MNGAVLPGSPELSSSCPLPDWREFCELHARASAADFADKFQRFLSENPCYDSPGADASFSQHFAQHFLECFSAALTQARENQASSPGEDGSNTATKYSIVPFLGIQGCPLSYGHDLYQRRKDAGASSDSLDSMDSGGGGINGGGSGTTASRGPQTTHKVSALGQSRSSEDVSVSHPKARFKKGFSLRNMSLCVVDGVKEMWHRRASPEPDAPSGTRKANGGGGGEAAGGEKWSQKLRLPRGSQGHKAELLEIQREGALRYMVADDTNCMGAAQWQKCRLLLRKAKREEGERFLLEFYVPPKSSKPKVSIPLSAIVEVRTTMPLEMPDKDNTFVLKVENGGEYILETIDSLQKNSWVADIQDCIDPGDSGDDIELASCPHGQASKECSMVASCSCELLSEGVYRAPERSCSTAAEHYSTSSVRCREPPFTQHPSHMPLERFLQSPEAQGSNSSAGGSEGSKDSDGDASLAGYPWFHGTLSRVRAAQLVLAGGARSHGLFVIRQSETRPGEYVLTFNFQGKAKHLRLSVNENGQCHVHHLWFHTVSDMLRHFHAHPIPLESGGSADITLRSYVQVQRSSNTDVTSPPVLTPSRDAMCRTDSAQPALHLPGIAAPTGPPSDAPLSSSTSSSPTALPSLSRSDPGTGGGVGGGLQSRSNSSERLLEASSGTSDDYHDADGTRRARAVENQYSFY from the exons ATGAACGGAGCGGTTTTGCCCGGTAGCCCCGAGCTCTCCTCCTCGTGCCCGCTGCCCGACTGGCGAGAGTTCTGTGAGCTCCATGCTCGAGCCTCTGCTGCAGACTTCGCTGACAAGTTCCAGCGCTTTCTGTCGGAGAACCCCTGCTATGACTCGCCAGGCGCCGATGCCAGCTTCTCGCAGCACTTTGCCCAACACTTCTTAGAGTGCTTCTCTGCAGCGCTGACCCAGGCCCGGGAAAACCAAGCATCCTCTCCGGGAGAGGACGGCTCCAACACAGCGACAAAGTACAGCATCGTTCCTTTCCTGGGGATCCAGGGTTGCCCGCTGTCCTACGGTCACGACCTTTACCAGAGACGCAAGGACGCCGGGGCTTCGAGTGATTCCCTGGACAGTATGGACAGCGGAGGGGGAGGAATAAATGGGGGAGGCAGCGGCACCACTGCCTCCAGGGGCCCTCAGACGACCCACAAGGTCTCCGCTCTCGGACAGTCTCGCAGTTCAGAGGACGTTTCAGTCAGTCACCCAAAGGCTCGATTCAAGAAGGGCTTCTCCCTGAGGAACATGAGCCTGTGTGTGGTGGATGGGGTGAAGGAAATGTGGCATAGACGGGCTTCCCCTGAACCCGATGCGCCCTCTGGGACCAGGAAGGCTaatgggggaggaggaggggaggctgCGGGCGGGGAGAAGTGGTCCCAAAAGCTTCGGCTTCCACGGGGTTCCCAAGGCCACAAGGCTGAGCTCCTGGAAATCCAGAGAGAGGGAGCACTGAGATACATGGTGGCTGATGACACAAACTGTATGGGTGCTGCACAGTGGCAGAAGTGCCGCCTGCTGCTGAGGAAGGCAAAGAGGGAGGAAGGGGAGAGGTTCCTGCTAGAGTTCTATGTACCACCCAAG TCCTCAAAGCCCAAAGTTAGCATCCCTTTATCAGCCATTGTGGAGGTGCGGACCACCATGCCGCTGGAGATGCCTGACAAGGACAACACGTTTGTTCTTAAG GTGGAAAACGGGGGAGAATACATCCTGGAAACCATCGACTCGCTGCAGAAAAACTCGTGGGTTGCTGACATCCAGGACTGCATAGACCCCGG TGACAGCGGCGATGACATCGAGTTGGCGTCCTGTCCTCATGGTCAGGCCTCCAAAGAGTGCTCCATGGTGGCCTCTTGCAGCTGCGAGCTGCTTTCTGAGG gaGTGTACCGTGCTCCCGAGAGATCGTGCTCTACAGCAGCAGAGCATTACAGCACCTCCTCAGTCCGTTGCAGGGAACCTCCTTTTACCCAGCACCCATCTCACATGCCTTTAGAGCGCTTCCTCCAATCCCCAGAGGCCCAGGGCTCCAACTCCTCTGCAG GTGGCAGTGAAGGATCAAAAGACTCAGATGGAGATGCCAGTTTGGCAGGTTACCCGTGGTTCCATGGCACGCTGTCCCGCGTACGTGCAGCTCAGCTGGTGCTTGCCGGTGGGGCGAGAAGCCACGGGCTGTTTGTGATTCGTCAAAGCGAGACGCGTCCGGGCGAGTACGTCCTCACCTTCAACTTCCAGGGCAAAGCCAAG CACTTGCGTCTGTCAGTTAATGAGAATGGGCAGTGCCACGTCCACCACCTCTGGTTCCACACCGTATCGGACATGCTGCGACACTTCCACGCCCACCCCATCCCTCTTGAATCTGGAGGCTCAGCTGACATCACATTACGCTCCTATGTACAAGTGCAGCGGAGCTCAAACACAG ATGTGACCTCGCCTCCAGTCCTTACTCCATCCAGGGATGCAATGTGCCGAACAGATTCAGCCCAGCCAGCTCTTCACCTTCCTGGAATCGCAGCACCTACGGGGCCTCCATCTGATGCCCCACTTTCCTCAAGCACCTCCTCCTCACCCACCGcccttccctccctctcccgcAGCGACCCAGGTACTGGAGGAGGAGTAGGTGGAGGCTTGCAGAGCCGGAGCAATAGCTCTGAACGTCTGCTGGAGGCCTCTAGTGGTACATCTGATGACTATCATGATGCTGATGGGACTCGCAGGGCCCGAGCTGTGGAGAACCAGTACTCTTTCTACTAA